From one Treponema denticola genomic stretch:
- the recJ gene encoding single-stranded-DNA-specific exonuclease RecJ, which yields MDWQKKEIGPELVNEIKRKYGCDPLTSAILVRRGIIEGKDILFYLEDDMRYLHSPFLFKNMEDAVDRILDAKEEGEKVLIFGDRDVDGITSTTLLYEALKDMGLDVSWRIPTGDESYGLSVEAVEKHAANDGTLIITVDCGISNFREIEKANSLGIDVIVVDHHTPQESLPDAAVIINCKMPDSGYPHETLSGCATAWKLITALRFGMQPFYKQQVSLLNVRPVNDAYSIEAVKLVNMVQIGKITETIVPGMLSFSETRLGSFLNGQQIFVWDAPLQKKQLKNIFGNGIEFNFFDFQPEVAKQFPQMGDMSLLRLKEFSTIGKYYEDAQSELETFKNIFITFVQQKNNFYGKREASEIQLVALSTLADLMELTGENRIIVKQGLKEINKKPRLGLVDLMAMQKLLGAPIGTEEIAWNISPLVNASGRMGRPETAIELFLAQDSGERTAKAQEIFQMNEDRKALGSKAWEIALPLAEQSLKEYNEKLVVAVSAEFHRGITGILAGKLAEYFKLPALAICLMPDGSAVASIRSARGFRLLDFLEPYSELFLDYGGHDFAAGFGIEQEKLNQFLKSLKQFSESMEFESDADSETLTIDAELPHDYLKPEILNLVDKFEPYGCNSPALTFMTKRVKILNANIIGKAEPLHLRFNLECGKYKWNALYWKAAEKLGTEFKVGDYADIVFNVSKNYFNGAVTPKMVIKDLKKID from the coding sequence ATGGACTGGCAAAAAAAAGAAATAGGCCCCGAACTTGTAAACGAGATAAAAAGAAAATACGGATGTGATCCCCTGACTTCGGCAATATTGGTACGCCGCGGAATTATTGAAGGGAAGGATATTTTATTCTATTTGGAAGACGATATGCGCTATCTTCACAGTCCCTTCCTATTTAAAAACATGGAAGATGCCGTAGACCGTATCTTGGATGCAAAAGAAGAAGGGGAGAAGGTTTTAATTTTCGGCGACAGAGATGTGGACGGCATTACAAGTACGACCCTTCTTTATGAAGCCTTAAAGGATATGGGGCTTGACGTGTCATGGCGTATTCCTACCGGAGATGAGAGCTACGGGCTTTCCGTGGAAGCCGTAGAAAAGCACGCTGCAAATGACGGCACTCTTATCATAACGGTGGACTGCGGTATTTCCAATTTTAGGGAAATTGAAAAAGCCAATAGTTTAGGTATTGATGTAATAGTGGTTGACCACCATACCCCTCAGGAGAGCTTACCGGATGCAGCCGTCATAATAAACTGCAAGATGCCCGATTCGGGCTACCCCCATGAAACTCTATCGGGCTGTGCTACGGCATGGAAACTTATCACCGCCCTCCGTTTCGGAATGCAGCCCTTTTATAAACAGCAAGTTTCCCTTTTAAATGTAAGGCCTGTAAATGATGCTTACTCGATAGAAGCCGTAAAACTTGTAAATATGGTTCAAATCGGAAAAATTACCGAAACCATAGTTCCGGGAATGCTTTCTTTTTCGGAAACAAGGCTTGGCTCTTTTTTAAACGGTCAGCAAATATTCGTATGGGATGCTCCCTTACAAAAAAAACAGCTTAAAAATATCTTCGGAAACGGAATCGAATTTAACTTTTTTGATTTTCAGCCAGAGGTTGCAAAACAATTTCCGCAAATGGGAGATATGAGCCTTTTGCGCTTAAAAGAATTTTCGACAATCGGAAAATATTATGAAGATGCCCAGTCGGAGCTTGAAACTTTTAAAAATATCTTTATAACCTTTGTTCAGCAAAAAAATAATTTTTACGGAAAAAGAGAGGCTTCCGAAATTCAGCTGGTAGCCCTTTCTACCCTTGCAGACCTCATGGAATTAACCGGAGAAAACCGCATTATAGTAAAACAAGGCTTAAAAGAAATAAACAAAAAGCCCCGTCTTGGTCTTGTAGACCTAATGGCTATGCAAAAACTTTTAGGGGCACCCATAGGCACCGAAGAGATAGCGTGGAATATTTCGCCATTGGTAAATGCCTCCGGCAGAATGGGTAGGCCCGAAACGGCTATCGAGCTTTTTCTTGCTCAAGATTCGGGTGAAAGAACGGCTAAGGCCCAAGAAATATTTCAAATGAATGAGGACAGAAAGGCTCTTGGTTCCAAGGCTTGGGAAATTGCTTTACCTTTGGCCGAACAAAGCTTAAAGGAATATAACGAAAAATTGGTAGTTGCCGTCAGTGCGGAATTTCATCGCGGAATTACAGGAATTCTTGCAGGAAAATTGGCCGAATACTTTAAGCTGCCCGCTCTTGCTATCTGCCTTATGCCTGACGGCAGTGCCGTTGCCTCGATAAGATCGGCGAGGGGCTTCCGCCTTTTGGACTTTCTTGAACCATACAGCGAGCTTTTTTTGGACTATGGCGGACATGATTTTGCAGCAGGCTTCGGCATCGAGCAGGAAAAGCTAAATCAGTTTTTGAAAAGCTTAAAACAATTTTCCGAGTCAATGGAATTTGAAAGTGATGCAGATTCCGAAACTCTTACAATTGATGCCGAGCTTCCTCATGATTATTTAAAACCTGAAATCTTAAATTTAGTCGATAAATTTGAGCCTTACGGATGTAATTCTCCGGCTTTGACCTTTATGACAAAGCGGGTAAAAATTTTAAATGCAAATATTATAGGCAAGGCCGAGCCCCTTCATTTGCGCTTTAACTTGGAGTGCGGAAAATATAAATGGAATGCTCTTTATTGGAAGGCTGCCGAAAAACTGGGAACGGAGTTTAAGGTTGGAGACTATGCCGACATAGTATTTAATGTATCGAAAAACTATTTTAACGGGGCAGTTACTCCTAAAATGGTTATCAAGGATTTAAAAAAAATAGATTAG
- a CDS encoding M23 family metallopeptidase: MLKKSFQVLLFFCFLFALYPSGKKEISDIEQNGKSEKALYIISLLERGELGSFFNVKFKAARKIEKAWITVYDTSEKKVQTINAFPIDKTEKEWAAIAAVAVWWKSGKWKIRTHLIIEGALFEEDRGFEVLEKEFEEYVMKLSKKNSQILRDKSPKKAEQRNRFAEVIKMQNLESLYFKGPFAMPFNAKRKSSTFAEKRTSKYPDGKTSVSRHWGVDYPSPIGTPIFAPGTGKVVLAENRIVTGWTLVIEHAPAVYTIYYHLNKIHVKEDSLVKQGEKIADIGTTGFSTGPHLHWELRINEIPSDPELLLTKELF, translated from the coding sequence ATGTTAAAAAAAAGTTTTCAAGTATTATTGTTTTTTTGCTTTTTATTTGCGCTCTATCCATCGGGGAAGAAGGAGATTTCCGATATTGAACAAAACGGCAAATCGGAAAAAGCTCTCTATATTATTTCGCTGCTGGAGAGAGGAGAGTTGGGTTCTTTTTTTAACGTAAAATTTAAAGCTGCACGCAAAATAGAAAAAGCATGGATTACCGTTTATGATACATCGGAAAAAAAAGTTCAAACCATCAATGCTTTTCCCATCGATAAAACGGAAAAAGAATGGGCAGCAATTGCGGCTGTTGCCGTTTGGTGGAAAAGCGGAAAATGGAAAATTCGGACTCATCTGATAATTGAAGGAGCTTTATTTGAAGAAGATAGGGGTTTTGAAGTTTTAGAAAAAGAATTTGAAGAGTATGTAATGAAATTGAGCAAAAAAAATTCACAAATTTTAAGAGATAAAAGTCCTAAAAAAGCCGAACAACGAAACAGGTTTGCAGAAGTTATAAAGATGCAAAACCTTGAAAGCCTTTATTTTAAGGGTCCCTTTGCAATGCCTTTTAATGCTAAAAGAAAAAGCTCAACATTTGCCGAAAAGCGTACGTCTAAATACCCTGACGGAAAAACGTCGGTGAGCCGCCACTGGGGAGTTGATTATCCTTCTCCCATAGGAACACCGATTTTTGCTCCCGGAACGGGAAAAGTTGTGCTTGCCGAAAACAGGATAGTAACGGGCTGGACCCTTGTAATAGAACATGCCCCGGCTGTTTACACCATTTATTATCATCTCAATAAGATTCACGTAAAAGAAGATTCTTTGGTAAAACAAGGAGAAAAAATTGCAGATATAGGAACAACGGGATTTTCTACAGGTCCGCATTTGCATTGGGAGCTCCGCATAAATGAAATCCCTTCAGATCCCGAACTTCTTCTAACAAAAGAATTATTTTAG